One Gemmatimonadaceae bacterium genomic window carries:
- a CDS encoding 1-deoxy-D-xylulose-5-phosphate synthase yields the protein MSILEGIQSPADLKTLSRDDLRTLAQDMRERLIDVCSRTGGHIGAGLGVVELTIALHTVFDTPRDQLVWDVGHQGYPHKLLTGRNARMETLRQEDGLSGFLKRTESEYDTFGAGHAATAISAALGIAAGRDVLAERFKVAAIIGDGSMGSGLAYEGLNNAGHSDRDIIVVLNDNEMSIAPNVGAMHKYLTSIQRNPLYNRVRSRIGDLVDNAPAPFSGMSTLVRKWEESVKSFLTPGVLFEELGFRYFGPIDGHDIDALLETFTAVRGMTTPRLVHVITQKGRGFPAGDHGEKWHALPPGHDPATGKQLKASTANQAWTAVYGKGLLELGTERADVVVITAAMPGGTGTGAFAKAFPDRFFDVGIAEGHGVTFAAGLATRGLRPIVTIYSTFLQRGYDNIIHDAAMQNLPVIFAMDRAGLVGEDGETHMGMYDIPYMLAVPGMTVTAPRNGAEMLGLLRAAVEHTSGPFCLRYPRDASPDTPPEMSQIAATPYGTWEVLRQGREFAILAVGTMVETALQAAEVLSAEGLDVTVVNCRYLKPYDEVTLNAILAEHTQVLTVEEGAVVNGFGAYMSAIIQRLAPAVRVATHGVPDRIIYAASRAKQLASLGLDAAGLAERVRALHTSDAMAG from the coding sequence ATGTCGATTCTCGAGGGCATTCAGTCCCCGGCTGATCTCAAGACGCTGTCACGCGATGACCTGCGCACGCTCGCGCAGGACATGCGCGAGCGTCTCATTGACGTCTGCTCGCGGACGGGTGGACATATCGGGGCCGGGCTCGGCGTGGTCGAGCTGACGATTGCCCTGCATACGGTGTTTGATACGCCGCGCGATCAGCTGGTCTGGGACGTCGGGCATCAGGGCTATCCGCACAAGCTCCTCACCGGTCGCAATGCGCGCATGGAGACGCTGCGACAGGAAGACGGACTGTCGGGATTCCTCAAGCGCACGGAAAGCGAATACGACACCTTTGGCGCGGGTCACGCGGCCACGGCCATCTCCGCCGCGCTTGGCATCGCCGCGGGACGCGATGTGCTCGCGGAACGATTCAAGGTCGCCGCGATCATCGGCGATGGATCGATGGGCTCGGGGTTGGCGTACGAAGGGCTCAACAATGCCGGCCATTCCGACCGGGACATCATTGTCGTGCTCAACGACAACGAGATGTCCATTGCCCCGAACGTGGGGGCGATGCACAAGTATCTCACGAGCATCCAGCGCAATCCGCTCTACAATCGCGTGCGTTCGCGCATCGGCGATCTGGTGGACAACGCGCCAGCGCCCTTCAGCGGCATGAGCACCCTGGTGCGAAAGTGGGAAGAAAGCGTGAAGTCGTTTCTCACCCCGGGCGTCCTGTTTGAGGAACTGGGATTCCGGTATTTCGGCCCCATCGATGGTCACGATATCGACGCGCTGCTGGAGACCTTCACGGCCGTGCGTGGCATGACCACGCCGCGCCTGGTGCACGTGATCACACAAAAGGGGCGCGGCTTTCCGGCCGGCGATCACGGGGAGAAGTGGCATGCGCTGCCTCCGGGGCACGACCCGGCCACGGGCAAGCAGCTCAAGGCCAGCACCGCCAATCAGGCGTGGACGGCGGTGTACGGGAAAGGCCTGCTGGAACTGGGTACGGAGCGCGCGGACGTCGTAGTGATCACGGCGGCCATGCCTGGCGGTACTGGTACCGGCGCATTCGCAAAGGCCTTTCCCGATCGGTTTTTTGACGTGGGGATCGCCGAAGGGCACGGTGTGACCTTTGCGGCGGGACTTGCAACGCGCGGGCTGCGTCCGATCGTCACGATTTACTCGACGTTTCTGCAACGTGGGTACGACAACATTATTCACGATGCGGCGATGCAGAATCTCCCGGTGATTTTCGCCATGGATCGCGCGGGCCTCGTGGGCGAGGATGGCGAGACGCACATGGGCATGTATGACATCCCCTATATGCTCGCGGTGCCTGGCATGACGGTGACGGCCCCGCGCAATGGGGCGGAGATGCTCGGATTGCTGAGGGCGGCCGTGGAGCATACCAGCGGCCCGTTCTGTCTGCGCTATCCGCGAGACGCCTCGCCGGATACCCCGCCGGAGATGTCACAGATTGCCGCCACGCCGTACGGCACGTGGGAGGTGCTGCGGCAGGGGCGCGAGTTCGCCATTCTTGCGGTGGGGACCATGGTCGAGACGGCGCTGCAGGCCGCCGAGGTCCTGTCCGCGGAAGGACTCGATGTCACCGTGGTCAACTGCCGATATCTCAAGCCGTACGACGAGGTCACGCTGAACGCCATTCTCGCTGAACACACGCAGGTGCTGACAGTGGAGGAGGGCGCAGTGGTGAACGGCTTTGGTGCGTACATGTCAGCGATCATCCAGCGACTCGCGCCTGCGGTGCGCGTGG
- a CDS encoding polyprenyl synthetase family protein: MPSPTDTELLSGRFATARGALLRALDVFCAQWLGEIDPLTADAIRYSLLGEGKRLRAILLLEAYRACGGTGDASHLAASVEVVHAYSLVHDDLPCMDDDDMRRGRPTVHRVYGVPVATAAGLAMVPLAARSAWHAARTLGLPNLEAAAVVRELMEASGGGGMIGGQLLDLQAEGVHLTVEALERVHRLKTGALIKASVTLGARAARASERQRLALAHYGAAVGLAFQIADDVLDVTSTTDQLGKTAGRDLDLNKSTYPALLGIEGAIAKAIALVEESCAALAEEHLLTPPLEQLARFIVERRS; encoded by the coding sequence GTGCCTTCGCCGACGGATACTGAACTGTTGTCCGGCCGCTTCGCGACGGCTCGCGGCGCCCTGCTGCGCGCACTTGACGTGTTTTGCGCCCAGTGGCTGGGCGAGATCGATCCGCTGACGGCCGACGCGATCCGCTATTCGCTGCTCGGTGAAGGCAAACGGCTGCGCGCCATTCTGTTGCTTGAAGCCTATCGCGCCTGTGGCGGCACGGGCGACGCCAGCCACCTCGCCGCGTCGGTGGAAGTGGTGCACGCGTATTCCCTCGTGCATGACGATCTGCCATGCATGGACGATGACGACATGCGCCGAGGACGCCCGACGGTGCATCGAGTGTACGGTGTACCCGTTGCCACCGCCGCCGGCCTCGCCATGGTGCCATTGGCCGCCCGCAGTGCCTGGCATGCCGCACGGACGCTGGGGCTGCCGAATCTCGAGGCGGCCGCCGTCGTGCGCGAGTTGATGGAAGCGTCCGGCGGCGGCGGCATGATCGGTGGGCAGCTGCTCGACCTGCAAGCGGAAGGCGTGCACCTGACCGTGGAGGCACTCGAACGCGTCCATCGCCTGAAGACTGGCGCGCTGATCAAGGCGTCGGTCACTTTGGGCGCACGGGCCGCGCGTGCCAGTGAGCGCCAGCGACTGGCGTTGGCACACTATGGCGCGGCGGTCGGGCTGGCGTTCCAGATCGCCGACGATGTTCTTGATGTCACGTCCACCACGGACCAGTTGGGGAAGACGGCTGGCCGGGATTTGGATCTCAACAAAAGCACCTATCCGGCCTTGTTGGGTATCGAAGGGGCGATCGCGAAGGCGATCGCGTTGGTTGAGGAGAGTTGCGCGGCGTTGGCGGAAGAGCACTTGTTGACGCCGCCGCTTGAACAGTTGGCCCGGTTTATCGTCGAACGGCGTTCCTGA
- the xseB gene encoding exodeoxyribonuclease VII small subunit has product MAVCPAPAPSTGVTVTFEEILHRLEDIVRELERSDIDLDRALKLFEEGISHLRSASQALQTVDARVQQLIEAADGSFSVTELGG; this is encoded by the coding sequence ATTGCCGTTTGCCCTGCCCCAGCCCCGTCTACCGGAGTCACCGTGACGTTTGAAGAGATCCTGCATCGACTGGAAGACATCGTGCGCGAGCTGGAACGCTCGGACATCGATCTCGACCGGGCGCTGAAGCTCTTTGAGGAGGGCATTAGTCATCTGCGCTCGGCGTCTCAAGCGCTGCAGACGGTGGATGCGCGGGTGCAGCAGCTGATTGAAGCGGCGGACGGATCGTTCTCCGTGACGGAACTCGGAGGCTGA
- the xseA gene encoding exodeoxyribonuclease VII large subunit, protein MPLDHHHGGVRDPGSEPDNAITVHTLTSAAKDLIEGAFPPLWVRGEVSDFKAHRNGHWYFALRDADSQVRCVVWSTQQRRIPAMPDDGMQVVALGQMTVWPTRGDLQFSVRAIEAEGDGLWRKALEQCRLRLEKDGLLDPARKRALPSFPRRIAVITSPDGAALHDVVTVARSRSADVEIVVVAAQVQGEGAPESLIAAIGRVSRWGGAELLIIGRGGGAREDLWAFNDERVARALAACPIPTISAVGHETDITVCDLVADVRAATPSAAAEIAVPARREVIARVDALGKRLAAAAQRREDRAVASVGQVQKRLAVAAGRLVERRRARVESLAGRLHALSPLATLGRGFAVARGLDGATLRSREQLEAGRLFELWLQDGIVSAEAGEGRPLPFALPQPRLPESP, encoded by the coding sequence ATGCCTTTGGACCACCACCATGGCGGAGTTCGCGACCCTGGCAGCGAACCAGACAATGCGATCACGGTCCACACACTGACGTCGGCGGCGAAGGATCTGATCGAAGGGGCGTTTCCACCGCTATGGGTTCGCGGCGAAGTCAGTGATTTCAAGGCCCATCGAAACGGCCATTGGTATTTCGCGTTGCGCGATGCGGACTCGCAGGTGCGTTGCGTGGTCTGGAGTACGCAGCAACGGCGGATACCGGCGATGCCGGATGACGGCATGCAAGTGGTCGCTCTGGGGCAGATGACCGTCTGGCCGACCAGAGGCGATCTGCAGTTCTCCGTGCGTGCCATCGAAGCGGAAGGGGATGGACTGTGGCGCAAGGCGCTTGAGCAGTGTCGACTCCGACTGGAGAAAGACGGACTGCTTGATCCGGCGCGTAAACGCGCATTGCCGTCGTTTCCCCGTCGCATCGCGGTCATCACCAGCCCGGATGGTGCCGCCCTGCATGATGTGGTGACGGTCGCACGCAGCCGCAGTGCCGACGTCGAGATTGTGGTGGTGGCGGCACAGGTGCAGGGCGAGGGCGCGCCGGAGTCCCTGATCGCGGCGATTGGGCGAGTCAGCCGATGGGGCGGTGCCGAGCTGTTGATTATCGGTCGAGGTGGGGGAGCGCGCGAAGACCTGTGGGCCTTCAACGACGAGCGTGTGGCGCGCGCGTTGGCGGCGTGTCCGATACCCACGATTTCTGCCGTGGGACATGAGACGGACATCACCGTGTGCGATCTCGTGGCGGACGTACGCGCGGCCACGCCGTCGGCCGCCGCCGAGATCGCCGTGCCGGCGCGACGGGAGGTGATCGCGCGGGTCGACGCGCTGGGCAAGCGCCTTGCCGCCGCCGCGCAGCGCCGAGAGGATCGGGCGGTGGCATCGGTGGGACAGGTGCAGAAGCGGCTCGCGGTTGCCGCAGGACGGCTGGTGGAACGCCGTCGCGCTCGCGTCGAAAGCCTGGCCGGTCGACTGCACGCGCTCTCTCCACTGGCCACGCTGGGACGCGGCTTCGCCGTCGCGCGTGGCCTTGATGGCGCGACGTTGAGGAGCCGGGAACAGCTGGAGGCGGGTAGGCTGTTTGAACTGTGGCTGCAGGATGGCATCGTTTCGGCCGAGGCCGGTGAGGGTCGTCCATTGCCGTTTGCCCTGCCCCAGCCCCGTCTACCGGAGTCACCGTGA
- the folD gene encoding bifunctional methylenetetrahydrofolate dehydrogenase/methenyltetrahydrofolate cyclohydrolase FolD has protein sequence MRAELIDGKAIAETIRAEVTRDVAALVARGVVPGLTVVLVGDDGASATYVGAKEKASKAAGMAGTTLRLPASTSQDDLLLLVEHLNRDPSVHGILVQMPLPLHIDPDTVIRHIRPDKDVDGFHPVNVGKLLIGHTDGFVSCTPAGVIELLLRSGVETRGADAVVVGRSNIVGKPMAALLIQARAGGDATVTVCHSRSRDLASHTRRADILVVAAGRAEMITGDMVKPGAVVIDVGMNHVPDATRAKGSRLVGDVHFESVVEVASKITPVPGGVGPMTIAMLLRNTVRAAERALHSTSG, from the coding sequence TTGCGCGCTGAACTGATCGATGGGAAGGCTATTGCGGAGACCATTCGCGCCGAAGTGACGCGCGATGTCGCGGCGCTCGTGGCGCGTGGCGTGGTGCCCGGGCTCACGGTCGTGCTCGTCGGCGACGACGGGGCAAGCGCCACGTATGTCGGGGCCAAGGAGAAGGCGTCGAAGGCCGCCGGCATGGCCGGGACCACGCTGCGACTTCCGGCGTCCACCAGTCAGGACGACTTGTTGTTGCTGGTTGAGCATCTCAACCGCGATCCGTCGGTGCATGGTATTCTCGTGCAGATGCCGTTGCCATTGCACATCGATCCGGACACGGTGATTCGACATATTCGACCCGACAAGGATGTTGATGGCTTCCATCCGGTAAACGTGGGCAAGCTGCTCATCGGTCATACCGATGGCTTCGTCTCCTGCACGCCCGCCGGGGTGATCGAGTTGCTGCTTCGCAGCGGCGTCGAAACGCGCGGTGCCGACGCGGTGGTGGTTGGTCGCAGCAACATTGTCGGCAAGCCGATGGCCGCACTGCTGATCCAGGCGCGTGCGGGTGGCGATGCGACCGTGACGGTGTGTCATAGCCGAAGCCGTGACCTCGCGTCCCATACCCGGCGCGCGGACATTCTGGTGGTGGCTGCCGGACGCGCCGAGATGATTACCGGGGATATGGTCAAGCCTGGCGCGGTGGTGATTGACGTGGGCATGAATCATGTGCCGGATGCAACGCGGGCGAAGGGCTCGCGACTAGTGGGCGATGTGCACTTTGAGAGCGTCGTCGAGGTCGCGTCGAAGATCACACCGGTGCCCGGTGGTGTGGGCCCGATGACCATCGCCATGCTGCTTCGCAATACCGTGCGCGCTGCCGAGCGGGCGCTTCATTCAACATCCGGCTGA
- the rny gene encoding ribonuclease Y codes for MGDFPVVALLGALGVISAVVMYFVGRQVEVRGQRRAKATADETASRILDEARRDADTARKSAILEGKTELMQLRETLEKELRDRRGDVEREEKRVLEREGQLDRARESLEGREVGLQQRIGEMGKQEARLADRDRDVERLVEDARRRLEQVAGLSAEQAKAELIRRMEDAAMADAGNRLREIRESSRRNAEREAKKIVALAVQRVAAETTAETTVSAVSLPNDEMKGRIIGREGRNIRAFELATGVDVIIDDTPDTVVVSCFDPVRRETARLALEKLVSDGRIHPGRIEEVVAKARKEVEAMIIETGEQAAYEVGVAGLHPELIKLIGRMRWRTSYGQNILSHSKEVAWLAGMMAAELGLDVALAKRGALLHDVGKVLTHEHEGTHVQLGVEVATKYGENPLVVNCIAAHHDDVPHESEVSVLVQAGDSISGSRPGARREAFETYVKRLEGLEKIASSYRGVERVFAIQAGREVRVVVTPEQVDDARMTALSEEIARRIESELQYPGQIKVVVIRESRAVDFAR; via the coding sequence ATGGGGGATTTTCCCGTTGTGGCGCTTCTTGGCGCCCTGGGAGTGATCTCGGCTGTCGTCATGTACTTTGTGGGACGACAGGTCGAAGTTCGCGGCCAGCGCCGCGCCAAGGCGACGGCTGACGAAACGGCATCCCGCATTCTGGATGAAGCGCGTCGTGATGCCGACACCGCGCGAAAGAGCGCGATTCTTGAAGGCAAGACCGAGCTGATGCAGCTCCGTGAAACACTCGAAAAGGAACTGCGCGACCGTCGCGGAGATGTTGAACGCGAGGAAAAGCGCGTCCTTGAACGGGAAGGGCAGCTTGATCGTGCCCGTGAATCACTGGAAGGACGCGAAGTGGGGCTCCAGCAGCGCATCGGCGAAATGGGCAAACAGGAAGCGCGGTTGGCCGATCGTGATCGCGATGTGGAGCGCCTGGTGGAGGACGCGCGGCGCCGTCTGGAGCAAGTGGCTGGATTGAGCGCTGAACAGGCGAAGGCCGAACTGATCAGGCGGATGGAAGATGCCGCGATGGCCGACGCCGGGAACCGACTGCGGGAAATTCGCGAGTCTTCGCGGCGCAACGCGGAACGGGAGGCCAAGAAGATCGTCGCCCTTGCCGTGCAGCGTGTCGCGGCGGAAACGACGGCCGAGACGACGGTGTCGGCCGTCTCGTTGCCCAATGACGAGATGAAAGGCCGAATTATTGGACGCGAAGGTCGGAATATCCGGGCGTTTGAATTGGCGACCGGTGTCGACGTGATTATCGATGACACGCCGGACACGGTCGTGGTGTCGTGTTTCGATCCGGTGCGACGTGAAACGGCGCGTCTGGCCCTTGAGAAACTGGTGAGCGACGGCCGCATCCATCCGGGACGGATCGAGGAAGTGGTGGCCAAGGCGCGCAAGGAAGTCGAGGCCATGATCATTGAAACCGGCGAGCAGGCCGCGTATGAAGTTGGTGTGGCCGGGCTGCATCCGGAGCTCATCAAGTTGATCGGCCGGATGCGGTGGCGGACGAGCTACGGACAGAACATCCTGTCGCACTCGAAAGAGGTGGCGTGGCTGGCCGGGATGATGGCGGCGGAACTTGGACTCGATGTCGCCCTCGCCAAACGCGGCGCGCTGTTGCACGATGTCGGCAAGGTGCTGACGCACGAGCATGAGGGCACGCACGTGCAGTTGGGCGTCGAAGTGGCCACCAAGTACGGCGAGAACCCACTGGTGGTCAATTGCATCGCGGCGCATCACGACGATGTGCCGCACGAAAGCGAAGTGTCCGTGCTGGTGCAGGCGGGCGACTCGATCTCCGGTTCACGGCCGGGCGCGCGCCGGGAAGCGTTTGAGACATACGTGAAACGACTGGAAGGACTCGAGAAGATCGCCTCGAGTTACCGCGGTGTCGAACGCGTATTTGCCATTCAGGCCGGGCGTGAAGTGCGCGTCGTGGTAACGCCGGAGCAAGTGGATGATGCGCGCATGACGGCGCTGTCGGAGGAGATCGCGCGTCGCATCGAATCGGAGTTGCAGTATCCGGGACAGATCAAGGTGGTGGTCATTCGCGAGAGCCGGGCGGTGGACTTTGCGCGCTGA
- a CDS encoding cell division protein ZapA translates to MIDQKSVVRVRIVGEEYTLRTEASTAHTEAVAEHVDRTIRAILASGATVETHKAAILAALQITDELFRERLAAESLTTELRQLASDIRPLLPPAKRGEEPASA, encoded by the coding sequence ATGATCGACCAGAAGTCCGTGGTCCGGGTCCGCATTGTCGGCGAGGAGTACACCCTTCGAACGGAGGCCTCAACGGCGCACACCGAGGCCGTCGCCGAGCATGTCGACCGAACCATCCGGGCGATCCTCGCCAGTGGTGCCACCGTTGAGACGCATAAGGCCGCCATACTGGCAGCCCTGCAGATCACCGACGAGCTGTTTCGAGAACGATTGGCGGCTGAATCGTTGACAACGGAGTTGCGGCAGCTGGCCTCTGATATCCGACCGCTGCTCCCGCCAGCCAAACGAGGCGAGGAGCCGGCCTCAGCGTAA
- a CDS encoding phenylalanine--tRNA ligase subunit beta: MIVSHEWLKQFVPHALTAEQVGELLSRHCVTLDGIERLGAELSPFVIAQVVEAGRHPNSDHLWVTKVDDGSGTLLDVVCGAPNVVAGHKYPFARSGTVMPGGLKIEKRKIRGETSNGMLCSPRELGLGQEHDGIMRLETDATPGTPLLDVLSLADTRLDLDVLPNRPDLLSHRGVAREIAAVTGVPATHMPSTDLADIATTYVETSGRDQATADGITVRIEDAVSCPAYLAMAIRGVTVGPSPEWLRKRLESIGQRSISNVVDATNYVLHGLGQPVHAFDLDTLAQGRIVVRPTREGESLVTLDGTSRALPAGTTVICDGAAPVALAGVMGGKATEVTEQTRDVLLEVAWFEPRFVRRVRRLVGLSTDASYRFERGVDAAALREVAVFGAALIAQVAGGRIGPLLSVGVPPGDRAPITLRPQRLVHVLGAEVSVTDITRRLEALGCVVSARGDVLAVVAPSWRHDLLYEVDLIEEVARLIGFDALPDTLEASRPSNVPDHPLHLAGRRVRDTLVGLGLAETRPMPFTSTGSAETPRVRNPLAEDEPFLRASLLDTLARRAEYNLSRMQGNIRLFEIGNAFVPANDRLPREELRVGALIMGARRPTHFSEPQPPSFDVWDAKAIAERMLSAAFPGARHTATPGTGRMIWMLDVEGRGIVGHVERVALDRPVWAADAFGVEICLGVLSSKDVAAPTTNAHAESAQREPSASAGLRVMPLPVTPAAEFDLALLVPDGVTAAAVEATLRATGGELLERVSSSMNSGGAVYQQVPGVWPGD; encoded by the coding sequence ATGATCGTTTCCCATGAGTGGCTGAAGCAGTTCGTGCCGCATGCGTTGACCGCGGAGCAGGTTGGTGAATTGCTCAGCCGGCACTGCGTCACGCTTGATGGCATCGAACGACTCGGTGCCGAACTGTCGCCGTTTGTCATTGCGCAGGTGGTCGAAGCCGGGCGGCATCCGAATTCCGATCATCTGTGGGTGACCAAGGTGGATGACGGCAGTGGCACGTTGCTCGACGTGGTGTGTGGGGCACCCAATGTGGTGGCAGGGCACAAGTATCCGTTTGCCCGCTCCGGAACGGTCATGCCCGGTGGGCTCAAGATCGAGAAACGCAAGATCCGCGGTGAGACGTCCAACGGCATGTTGTGCTCGCCGCGTGAGTTGGGATTGGGTCAGGAGCATGACGGCATCATGAGGCTCGAAACGGACGCGACGCCGGGGACGCCGTTACTGGATGTGCTATCCCTTGCCGATACGCGACTGGATCTGGATGTCTTGCCCAATCGCCCGGACCTGCTGTCCCATCGCGGCGTGGCGCGCGAGATCGCGGCGGTCACCGGCGTGCCCGCCACGCACATGCCGAGCACGGATCTCGCGGACATCGCCACCACATACGTCGAAACGTCGGGCCGTGATCAGGCCACGGCCGACGGGATCACCGTGCGTATCGAAGACGCGGTCAGCTGCCCCGCCTATCTCGCGATGGCCATTCGCGGCGTGACGGTGGGGCCAAGTCCTGAGTGGCTGCGGAAGCGTCTGGAGAGTATCGGGCAGCGCAGTATCAGCAATGTCGTCGATGCAACCAACTATGTGCTGCACGGGCTCGGTCAGCCGGTCCACGCCTTCGATCTCGACACGCTGGCGCAAGGCCGCATTGTGGTGCGTCCCACCCGCGAGGGTGAATCGCTGGTCACGCTCGACGGCACGTCGCGCGCGCTGCCGGCAGGCACCACGGTGATCTGTGATGGTGCGGCACCGGTGGCGCTGGCGGGGGTCATGGGCGGCAAGGCCACCGAAGTCACCGAACAGACGCGCGACGTCCTGCTGGAGGTGGCGTGGTTCGAGCCGCGATTCGTGCGTCGCGTGCGCCGACTGGTGGGACTCTCCACCGACGCGAGCTATCGTTTCGAACGTGGCGTCGACGCGGCCGCGTTGCGTGAAGTGGCTGTGTTCGGCGCCGCCCTCATCGCGCAGGTCGCGGGCGGACGCATCGGGCCGCTGTTATCAGTGGGCGTGCCGCCCGGCGATCGCGCGCCCATCACCTTGCGACCGCAGCGCCTGGTGCACGTGCTTGGTGCTGAAGTCTCCGTCACTGACATCACGCGGCGACTGGAAGCATTGGGATGCGTAGTGTCCGCTCGCGGCGACGTTCTGGCTGTCGTCGCGCCGTCATGGCGGCATGACTTGCTCTACGAGGTTGATCTGATCGAGGAAGTGGCCCGACTGATTGGATTCGACGCGTTGCCGGACACGCTGGAGGCATCACGGCCGAGTAACGTGCCCGACCACCCGCTGCACCTGGCGGGTCGCCGCGTGCGTGATACGCTGGTGGGCTTGGGATTGGCCGAAACGCGACCAATGCCCTTTACCTCCACCGGCTCCGCCGAGACGCCTCGCGTGCGCAATCCGCTGGCCGAGGACGAGCCGTTTCTGCGCGCATCGCTGCTTGACACATTGGCGCGCCGCGCGGAATACAATCTGTCGCGCATGCAGGGCAACATCCGGTTGTTTGAAATCGGGAACGCGTTTGTGCCAGCCAATGACCGCTTGCCGCGTGAAGAACTTCGCGTGGGCGCACTGATCATGGGGGCGCGACGTCCAACGCATTTCTCCGAACCGCAGCCACCGTCGTTTGATGTGTGGGATGCCAAGGCGATTGCCGAACGAATGCTCTCTGCCGCGTTCCCGGGCGCCCGCCACACGGCCACTCCGGGCACCGGACGGATGATTTGGATGCTTGACGTGGAAGGGCGAGGGATCGTAGGTCACGTCGAACGGGTCGCGCTCGATCGACCGGTCTGGGCCGCGGACGCCTTTGGCGTGGAGATCTGTCTCGGCGTGCTCTCATCAAAGGATGTCGCCGCCCCGACGACCAACGCGCACGCCGAGAGTGCCCAGCGTGAGCCATCGGCCTCCGCCGGGCTTCGCGTGATGCCGTTGCCGGTGACGCCGGCGGCAGAGTTTGACCTGGCGTTGCTGGTGCCGGACGGCGTAACGGCCGCGGCGGTGGAGGCCACCTTGCGGGCGACGGGCGGCGAGTTGCTCGAACGGGTCTCCTCTTCGATGAATTCAGGGGGAGCGGTGTACCAGCAGGTACCCGGAGTCTGGCCTGGCGATTGA